The Nitrospira sp. sequence CGATCACCACTGCTACGCTGCTGACGCGCAATTCTTGATTCCTGCGCACAAAGCTTGCTCAACCCATTCAACAGACGCTGAGCTGGCTGACTGTGAAAACGATGTGTCGTGTGAACACTCTCGCAAAGGGCCTGTGGTCGGCAAGGGTTGGTCATCATTTGTTTGTCTGACAGAAGGAGGGAGAGAGCATGGCTTCTGAACGTTCCAGGAAAATCGATGCGTTTTGGTATAACACGATGCCCCTCAAGGCAGGCTGGCTTGGGATGCTGGCGATCGGTGTTTTCTGGGTTATGTACCAACGTATCTTCGGATATTCGCACGGGTTAGACTCCATGACCCCCGAGTTTGACTCGGTGTGGATGGGACTGTGGCGCTTTAACATCATCGCCAACGCCATCTTCTTCGCTGTATCCGTCGGATGGATTTGGACGACCCGTGATCGTAACTTGGCCAACTTGGATCCCAAGCTCGAGCTCAGGAGATACTTTTATTGGCTGAGCTGGCTGGTCTGCTACATCTGGGGCGTGTACTACGCGGGGAGCTACACGCTGGAACAGGACGCGGCCTGGCACCAGGTAATCATCCGAGACACGAGCTTCACCGCGAGCCATATCGTAGCGTTCTACGGAAGCTTCCCGTTGTACATTACGTGCGGCGTGTCCAGTTATCTCTACGCGCAGACCCGATTACCGCTCTATGCGCAGGCAACATCCTTCCCGTTGGTCGCGGCGGTGGTTGGACCGATGATGATTCTGCCGAACGTGGGGTTGAACGAGTGGGGCCATGCGTTCTGGTTCGTAGACGAACTGTTTTCAGCACCCTTGCACTGGGGCTTCGTGACGTTGGGCTGGTGCGGATTGTTCGGCGCGGCCGGTGGGGTGGCGGCGCAGATCGTCTCGCGCATGTCAAACTTGGCGGACGTGATCTGGAATGGTGCATCCAAAGATATCCTCGATCCGTTTTCCAAACAGGTGGGCACCAAGACTACGTACTAAGCAGAGGCCAGGAAGTCGGGAAAGGCCAGTATCAGGCTGGCGCCTCCATTGGTCTGACGAGGCCCGGTACTCCATGATCGGGGTACCGGGCCAAATCATGTTCCATGGTGGTCGTCGTACCAGTCGGTGGATCGTCCTTCACCTCATTCTTTCCTCACATGTGCGAACGATGAGGGTATCCTCATCGTTCTGATGTTGTTTCGCATCGATGAATGCGGAGCTTGAATCCCGCATATCGACATGCGCATCCCCTCGGCTTGAGGTATCTGCTTGTACAGCGCCGAATAGTCCAGACGCCTCTTGGGTGTTCCATTTCTCCCTTTATCTCGCAGGTGGACGTCTATCGGTATGGACAGCATAAGTGAATGATATCTGAACAATTGAGCGAGGACCCGTTTGCGATTGTCCAAACTGATGGATTGCGTCCCAACCGCAACAGCCGCCGATACTCGATGTGAAAGTCCCTTTGTCGCTTCTGGCACGCGAACGATCAGGTTGCGTGACTAGGGACGATCATGGCACGAACGTTGCGGAAGTCTGGGAAGCATACGGAGAGGCCAGGCTCTGTGGGTGCTGGATAATGAGGCGCCCTGTCACTATCCAGCCCATGTTTCCAAGGTGAGCGGTTGCCCCGACCGCCACGTGTCAGCGGTGAGGGGGTCACATGTGAGAGTGGCCCCCTCATTTTCCATTCGCATGCAGCGTGTGTGTGATCGGTCTGCGGGGTCCGGACCGGTCCCGACATAGAGGAGGTCCCATGCCGTGCAAGACGATCGATGTGGAGGATCACCTGAATCGCACGGTGGCGGGAGTGGATCTTGAGCAGTCAGGCCATACCTACTGGGAACAGAACGAATGCCTCATTCTTAATCGGTTCATCCCGAAAACAATCGTCAACCCCTGTCTCACCGAGGTCGAACTGCTCCGGAAAAACATCTTTCGCAATTATGTTCCTGGCCACAAGCAGGGGGGCAGCGTCAGTTATTATGCGATTTGGAACGAGTTCCATGAGTCATCCGCCATTGTCTCGCTCTATCGCTCCCCGGCGTTGCGGCGGTTTCTGAGCACAATCGTGAAGGAGGAGTTGCTGCTCTGTCCGGAACACGATCCCCATTCCTGCGCGCTTTATTACTACACGAAGCCGGGTGACCACATCGGATTTCATTACGATACCTCATACTACAAGGGCAAGCGGTACACAGTTCTGATGGGCTTGATCGAGCGATCCGAACAATGCCATCTCGTGGCCAACCTGCCTACGCCCGGAATGCAGGAGGAAGTACACGAGCAGCCCATCCCGCTCGATCCGGGGTCGCTCGTGATCTTCAATGGAGACAAGCTGTGGCATGCCGTCACGCCGCTCGGGTCCAGGGAAGAACGAATCGTGCTTACGCTGCAATATGTGACTGACCCGGAAATGGGCCCTTTTCAGCGCGCCTTTTCGAATCTGAAGGATGCCTTCGCTTACTTCGGGCCGGCCGCCATCATACATCGGTCCGATCGATCGGCACCGTATTGAGTCCATTCACCAAGCTGATGCCTTGGGCCGGCGAGCGCCGATCAGCGTAGCCGTTAGGAGGCATCATGCAGTATCGGAGGGGTACATGGAACGTTGGAACGTGGGCTGTCGCAGTTGCGATTGTCGCGGGACTGGCCACGTTTAGTGCCTTGCCGGCTTCGGCCGAAGATACGACATCGACCGGGAACCGCGTGTTCTTTCGCGGGGGCGCCGCCGGACTTACAAGTGATCGTGCCGGCGAGCTGATCACCGACGGCCATGGCGTTGCCGGCAGGAACGATGGGTCGTTCGGCTATTCCATCGGCGGCGGAACGGATCTTATGGTCACCAGAGATCTGTGGGGCATGATGAGCGGCGTCGCGGTTGTGGGCGAGATCGGATTGGAATTCAAGCGATGGAGTTCCAACAATGTCGCGAATGGGGATACCACCGGCGTGACGGGGGTGAGTAACGGCGGTCTGAGCAAGGTACAACTGACCATGCTGACCGTGAGCGTGGCGCCCAAGGTGAAGTTCAGGCAGGGGACTGATTTCCAACCCTGGATCATTCCCGCCGGGTTGGATTTCCACGTCATCAGCCCGACGTCCAGTCAGATCAACTACTTGGATATCGGGGTTCAGTTCGGCGGCGGCGCCGAGTATCGCGTGTGGAAAGAGCTGTGGCTGGGGCTCGACAGCCGATTCCATCTGGCCTCCAATCAAACCAACACGGTAAACAATTTTTGGACGGCCGGTATCTATGGGGCAATCGGCTTCTGAAACAGCGTGATGGCGCTGGGTGAAACCGAGAGCTCACGCTGTACACTGCGCGACACGCCGATTTTCAGCTGCGTGCTCAAGAGCCTCAAGGAAATGCTCGACACGCTCGGCGGTTGAGGCCACAAAACTGAATGCTCGAAGGTTTCTGGTACATTGCCGGGGAAAGTACTGCGATCAGGGCCGGCCGGCCGTTCGCGTCGGTGCTCTGCAATCAGCCACTGGTGCTGTTTCGGGATGGTCAGGGTCGCGTGCATGCATTAGAAGACCGCTGCCCCCACAAGGGTATGCCGCTCTCGTCGGCACGGCAGGAAGGGGATTCCTTGCGGTGCCCTTTTCACGGATGGCGTTTCATCGCTTCCGGCGAGTGTATAGAAGTTCCGGCCATCGGCAATGTGGCACATCCATCGTTGACCTCGGCTTGTGTGAAAGCCTTTCCAGTCCAGGAACTGGACGGATGGGTGTGGGTCTATATCGGCAGCGATCGGTGCCTGACCCCTTCGTCTCCACCACCCTCGTTGCCGGTTCCTGCTGACGGAAGTCCCATGGTTTCCGTGCGCGAGTCCGCCGAGGCGAAAGTCCGGTGGGATTTCGCGGTGGACAGTCTCATGGACCCGGCCCACGTCCCGTTCGTGCACCACAACTATTTTCGACGGCGCGAGGCAGCCAGAAGAAAGGAAAAAGTGTTTACACGGCTGCCGCTGGGGTTTCGCACCATCTCGCAGAATGTGTTGCTGCCGGACACCTTTATCTTTCGCGCCTTGTCTCCGAGACTGAGCTCGGCCACGACCACAGTCGATTTTCTCATGCCCGGTATCCATCTGGAACGATGGGAGATCGGCAAACGG is a genomic window containing:
- a CDS encoding methane monooxygenase/ammonia monooxygenase subunit C, with protein sequence MASERSRKIDAFWYNTMPLKAGWLGMLAIGVFWVMYQRIFGYSHGLDSMTPEFDSVWMGLWRFNIIANAIFFAVSVGWIWTTRDRNLANLDPKLELRRYFYWLSWLVCYIWGVYYAGSYTLEQDAAWHQVIIRDTSFTASHIVAFYGSFPLYITCGVSSYLYAQTRLPLYAQATSFPLVAAVVGPMMILPNVGLNEWGHAFWFVDELFSAPLHWGFVTLGWCGLFGAAGGVAAQIVSRMSNLADVIWNGASKDILDPFSKQVGTKTTY
- a CDS encoding 2OG-Fe(II) oxygenase, yielding MPCKTIDVEDHLNRTVAGVDLEQSGHTYWEQNECLILNRFIPKTIVNPCLTEVELLRKNIFRNYVPGHKQGGSVSYYAIWNEFHESSAIVSLYRSPALRRFLSTIVKEELLLCPEHDPHSCALYYYTKPGDHIGFHYDTSYYKGKRYTVLMGLIERSEQCHLVANLPTPGMQEEVHEQPIPLDPGSLVIFNGDKLWHAVTPLGSREERIVLTLQYVTDPEMGPFQRAFSNLKDAFAYFGPAAIIHRSDRSAPY
- a CDS encoding aromatic ring-hydroxylating dioxygenase subunit alpha yields the protein MLEGFWYIAGESTAIRAGRPFASVLCNQPLVLFRDGQGRVHALEDRCPHKGMPLSSARQEGDSLRCPFHGWRFIASGECIEVPAIGNVAHPSLTSACVKAFPVQELDGWVWVYIGSDRCLTPSSPPPSLPVPADGSPMVSVRESAEAKVRWDFAVDSLMDPAHVPFVHHNYFRRREAARRKEKVFTRLPLGFRTISQNVLLPDTFIFRALSPRLSSATTTVDFLMPGIHLERWEIGKRFASVMLVATPLADGRSRFDICVGWNFLRRLPVGWLVRRTLRTILGQDRKVLELQEQGFGRKGTMLLNLESDTLAVWYRRLKRYRLDQLAGVPNPQHPIPEKVTLRWIT